One Avibacterium avium genomic window carries:
- the thrA gene encoding bifunctional aspartate kinase/homoserine dehydrogenase I, with amino-acid sequence MRVLKFGGTSLANPERFSQAARLIEKAHLEEQAAGVLSAPAKITNYLVALSEKASQNLPTDTDFNQALEIFYTIINGLYAESENFDLAGCKAVIDAEFAQIAELLAEIRAKGVLDDAIKATIDCRGEKLSIAMMKAWFETRGYQVTVINPVEKLLAQGGYLESSVDIEESTKRIDVASIPKNNVVLMAGFTAGNDKGELVLLGRNGSDYSAACLAACLNASVCEIWTDVDGVFTCDPRLVPDARLLPSLSYREAMELSYFGAKVIHPRTIGPLAQANIPCLIKNTGNPDAKGSIIDSNAQSEQLQVKGITNLDNLAMFNVSGPGMQGMVGMAARVFSTMSKAGVSVILITQSSSEYSISFCVPVKAAEVAKNALEVEFAQELKNQDLEEIEVIKDLSIISVVGEGMRQAKGIAAHFFSALAQANISIVAIAQGSSERSISAVVPQNKAIEAVKATHQALFNNKKVVDIFLVGVGGVGSELIEQVKNQRDYLAKKDIEIRVCAIANSNKMLLDANGLNLDHWQEDLENATQPSDFDVLLSFIKLHHVVNPVFVDCTSAESVAGLYARALSEGFHVVTPNKKANTRELEYYNLLRENARKSQHKFLYETNVGAGLPVIENLQNLLAAGDELIRFSGILSGSLSFIFGKLEEGLSLSEVTALAREKGFTEPDPRDDLSGQDVARKLLILAREAGLQLELSDVEVEGVLPKGFAEGKSVNEFMAMLPQLDAEFKARVEKAKAEGKVLRYVGQIENGKCKVSIVEVGQDDPLYKVKNGENALAFYTRYYQPIPLLLRGYGAGNAVTAAGIFADILRTLHN; translated from the coding sequence ATGCGAGTATTAAAATTTGGTGGCACTTCGCTGGCAAATCCAGAACGTTTTTCACAAGCGGCACGGCTGATCGAAAAAGCCCATTTGGAAGAGCAAGCCGCTGGCGTGTTATCGGCCCCCGCTAAGATCACCAATTATCTTGTCGCCCTTTCTGAAAAAGCAAGCCAAAACCTACCAACTGATACCGATTTTAATCAAGCACTTGAAATTTTCTATACCATTATTAATGGCTTATATGCCGAAAGTGAAAATTTTGATCTCGCAGGCTGTAAAGCCGTGATTGACGCAGAATTTGCCCAAATTGCAGAGTTATTAGCAGAAATTCGTGCCAAAGGCGTGCTGGACGATGCGATAAAAGCCACCATTGATTGCCGTGGGGAAAAATTATCCATTGCAATGATGAAAGCGTGGTTTGAAACTCGTGGCTACCAAGTTACGGTGATCAACCCTGTAGAAAAACTTTTAGCTCAGGGCGGTTATTTAGAATCTTCTGTGGATATTGAAGAATCCACCAAACGTATTGATGTGGCAAGTATTCCAAAAAATAACGTAGTGTTAATGGCAGGGTTCACAGCTGGTAATGATAAAGGTGAGTTGGTCTTATTAGGGCGTAACGGCTCAGATTATTCTGCGGCTTGTTTAGCGGCTTGTTTAAATGCGTCAGTGTGCGAAATTTGGACAGATGTGGACGGCGTATTTACCTGTGATCCACGCCTTGTGCCTGATGCGCGTTTATTGCCAAGTCTTTCTTACCGTGAAGCAATGGAACTTTCTTATTTCGGGGCGAAAGTGATTCACCCACGCACCATTGGGCCATTAGCACAAGCCAATATTCCTTGCTTAATTAAAAATACAGGCAATCCAGATGCCAAAGGCTCAATTATCGACAGCAATGCGCAATCAGAACAATTACAAGTAAAAGGGATCACCAACCTTGATAATTTGGCGATGTTTAATGTGTCAGGGCCGGGAATGCAAGGAATGGTGGGAATGGCCGCTCGCGTGTTCTCTACAATGTCAAAAGCTGGCGTTTCGGTGATTTTAATTACCCAATCTTCTTCTGAATACAGCATTAGTTTCTGTGTGCCAGTGAAAGCGGCAGAGGTGGCAAAAAATGCGTTGGAAGTGGAATTTGCCCAAGAACTGAAAAACCAAGATTTAGAAGAAATCGAAGTGATCAAAGATCTTTCCATCATCTCCGTAGTGGGCGAGGGAATGCGTCAAGCGAAAGGGATTGCTGCCCATTTCTTCTCCGCATTAGCACAGGCGAATATCAGCATTGTAGCGATTGCACAAGGATCTTCTGAGCGTTCTATTTCTGCCGTAGTGCCACAAAATAAAGCCATTGAAGCGGTGAAAGCAACGCACCAAGCTCTTTTTAATAACAAAAAAGTGGTGGACATTTTTCTCGTTGGGGTAGGTGGCGTAGGGAGTGAATTAATTGAGCAGGTAAAAAATCAGCGAGATTATTTAGCAAAAAAGGACATTGAGATCCGCGTTTGTGCCATTGCAAACTCAAATAAAATGTTACTTGATGCCAATGGCTTAAATCTGGATCACTGGCAAGAAGATTTGGAAAATGCCACACAGCCTTCAGACTTTGATGTGTTGCTTTCTTTCATTAAATTGCACCACGTTGTAAACCCTGTATTTGTGGATTGCACATCAGCGGAAAGTGTTGCTGGCTTGTATGCGCGTGCTTTAAGCGAGGGCTTCCACGTGGTAACGCCAAACAAAAAAGCCAACACCAGAGAACTCGAGTACTATAATTTATTGCGTGAAAATGCGCGTAAAAGCCAACATAAATTCTTGTATGAAACTAATGTGGGCGCAGGCTTGCCAGTGATTGAAAACTTGCAAAATTTATTAGCCGCCGGGGATGAATTAATCCGCTTTAGTGGCATTTTATCTGGCTCACTTTCCTTTATTTTTGGTAAGTTGGAAGAAGGACTATCGCTTTCAGAAGTTACCGCATTAGCCCGTGAAAAAGGCTTTACTGAACCTGATCCTCGTGATGATCTTTCAGGACAAGATGTGGCGCGTAAATTGCTTATTTTAGCCCGTGAAGCTGGCTTACAATTAGAATTAAGCGATGTGGAAGTAGAGGGCGTGTTGCCAAAAGGTTTTGCGGAAGGAAAATCAGTGAACGAATTTATGGCAATGTTGCCACAGCTTGATGCAGAATTTAAAGCGCGCGTGGAAAAAGCGAAAGCAGAGGGCAAAGTACTGCGTTATGTTGGACAAATTGAAAACGGAAAATGCAAAGTGTCGATTGTAGAGGTAGGGCAAGATGATCCACTGTATAAAGTAAAAAATGGTGAAAATGCCTTAGCATTCTACACCCGCTACTATCAGCCAATCCCATTATTATTGCGTGGTTATGGCGCAGGAAATGCGGTAACTGCGGCAGGGATCTTCGCCGATATTTTAAGAACATTACATAATTAA
- a CDS encoding YggS family pyridoxal phosphate-dependent enzyme gives MTIQQNLQQVQTQIQQACEQAQRANTDITLLAVSKTKPVEAILTAYQAGQRQFGENYVQEGVEKIQHFEGQGFDLEWHFIGPLQSNKTRLVAEHFDWIQTLDRAKIADRLNDQRPHYKKPLNVLIQINISDESSKSGIQPAEMLDLAKHIKNLPHLCLRGLMAIPAPTDDIHQQKQAFMQMQQLFEQLKRALPECQIDTLSMGMSDDLTAAIECGSTMVRIGTAIFGARDYTQK, from the coding sequence ATGACCATTCAACAAAATTTACAACAGGTGCAAACACAAATCCAACAAGCGTGCGAGCAAGCTCAGCGAGCCAACACGGATATCACTCTATTGGCGGTGAGCAAAACCAAGCCCGTAGAAGCCATTTTGACTGCCTACCAAGCGGGACAACGTCAATTTGGCGAAAACTATGTGCAAGAGGGGGTAGAAAAAATCCAGCATTTTGAGGGGCAAGGTTTCGATCTCGAATGGCATTTCATCGGGCCGTTGCAATCAAACAAAACCCGTTTAGTGGCGGAACATTTTGATTGGATACAAACCCTTGATCGCGCCAAGATTGCCGATCGTCTTAATGATCAGCGTCCCCACTACAAAAAACCGTTGAATGTGCTGATTCAAATTAATATTAGCGATGAAAGCAGTAAATCAGGCATTCAACCTGCGGAAATGCTGGATTTGGCAAAACACATCAAAAATCTACCGCACTTATGTTTGCGTGGGTTAATGGCAATTCCTGCGCCAACAGATGATATTCATCAACAAAAACAAGCCTTTATGCAAATGCAGCAGCTTTTCGAGCAGCTTAAACGTGCGCTGCCTGAATGCCAAATTGACACCCTTTCAATGGGAATGTCAGACGATTTAACTGCCGCCATTGAATGTGGTTCAACAATGGTTCGCATTGGCACAGCAATTTTTGGCGCACGCGATTACACGCAAAAATAA
- the gloA gene encoding lactoylglutathione lyase, with product MRILHTMLRVGDLDRSIKFYQDVLGMRLLRTSENPEYKYTLAFLGYDDEDKASVLELTYNWGVHEYDLGNAYGHIAIGVDDIYATCEAVRQAGGKVTREPGPVKGGKTVIAFVEDPDGYKIEFIENKNAQAGLGN from the coding sequence ATGCGAATTTTACATACAATGTTACGCGTGGGCGATTTAGATCGTTCGATTAAATTTTATCAAGATGTGTTAGGAATGCGTTTATTACGCACCAGCGAAAACCCAGAATATAAATATACCCTTGCTTTTTTAGGTTATGACGATGAAGACAAAGCTTCTGTGCTTGAATTAACCTACAACTGGGGCGTGCACGAATACGATCTTGGCAATGCTTATGGGCATATCGCTATCGGCGTGGACGATATTTATGCCACTTGCGAAGCCGTTCGCCAAGCAGGCGGAAAAGTTACTCGTGAGCCGGGTCCAGTAAAAGGTGGCAAAACAGTGATTGCCTTCGTGGAAGATCCTGATGGTTACAAAATCGAGTTTATCGAAAATAAAAATGCGCAAGCTGGATTAGGCAACTAA
- the rnt gene encoding ribonuclease T, whose product MTTSEPINYNLLKNRFRGYLPVIIDVETAGFNAKTDALLEIAAITVKMDENGFLLPDQKCHFHIQPFEGANINPDSLKFNGIDIDNPLRGAISENIAISELFKMVRQAQKQAECQRSIIVAHNATFDQSFLMAAAERVQAKRNPFHPFGMFDTATLSGFMFGQTVLVKACQAANIPFDHKQAHSALYDTERTAELFCYMVNHLKQLGGFPHQITE is encoded by the coding sequence ATGACAACAAGCGAACCCATTAATTATAATTTGCTGAAAAACCGCTTTCGTGGCTACTTGCCCGTGATTATTGATGTAGAAACCGCAGGCTTTAACGCAAAAACTGATGCGTTACTTGAAATCGCCGCTATTACGGTAAAAATGGACGAAAATGGGTTCTTATTACCCGATCAAAAGTGCCATTTTCATATTCAACCTTTTGAAGGGGCGAATATCAATCCTGATTCACTCAAATTTAACGGCATTGATATTGATAACCCCTTGCGTGGTGCGATTTCGGAAAATATCGCCATTAGTGAATTATTCAAAATGGTGCGTCAAGCACAAAAACAAGCGGAATGCCAACGTTCCATTATCGTGGCGCATAATGCCACTTTCGACCAAAGTTTCTTAATGGCGGCGGCTGAGCGCGTGCAAGCCAAACGCAATCCATTCCACCCTTTTGGAATGTTTGACACCGCCACATTAAGCGGATTTATGTTCGGTCAAACGGTACTGGTGAAAGCCTGCCAAGCGGCGAACATTCCTTTTGATCATAAACAAGCGCATTCCGCTTTATATGATACAGAACGCACCGCAGAATTATTCTGTTATATGGTAAATCATCTCAAACAATTAGGTGGTTTTCCCCATCAAATAACAGAATAA
- a CDS encoding Na+/H+ antiporter family protein, producing MLLSNPVVISIIVLLALSLLRINVVIALIISALTAGLCSNLTMSETIQTFTGGLGGGAEVAMNYAILGAFAVAISKSGITDLLAFKVIQKLGHSPNGLSMATFKYFILAVLVIFSISSQNLLPVHIAFIPIVIPPLLAIFNKLKIDRRAVACVLTFGLTATYMLLPVGFGKIFIESILVKNINQVGAPLGLHTSVGEVSLAMMLPVIGMILGLLTAVFITYRKPREYAVSDNNLSTQEIEQHIANIKPFHVIASIVAIVVTFGLQLFTDSTIIGGLAGLIIFAVCGIFKLKESNDIFQQGLRLMAMIGFVMIAASGFAAVINATGGVTQLVDTFSQGLGADNKGLAALLMLIVGLFITMGIGSSFSTVPIITSIYVPLCLTLGFSPLATVSIVGVAAALGDAGSPASDSTLGPTSGLNMDGKHDHIWDSVVPTFIHYNIPLIIFGWLAAMYL from the coding sequence ATGTTACTTTCCAATCCTGTTGTGATTTCTATCATTGTATTGCTTGCGTTAAGTTTATTGCGCATTAACGTGGTGATTGCTTTGATCATTTCCGCGCTAACCGCAGGCTTATGCAGCAATTTAACAATGAGCGAAACCATTCAAACCTTTACGGGTGGCTTAGGCGGCGGCGCTGAAGTGGCGATGAACTACGCTATTTTAGGTGCATTTGCTGTGGCAATTTCTAAATCAGGCATTACCGATTTGCTTGCTTTCAAAGTGATCCAAAAACTCGGCCATTCGCCAAACGGGCTTTCAATGGCGACATTTAAATATTTCATTTTGGCAGTGTTGGTGATTTTCTCTATTTCATCACAAAACTTATTGCCTGTGCATATCGCCTTTATTCCTATTGTGATCCCACCACTGCTCGCCATTTTCAATAAATTGAAAATTGACCGCCGCGCCGTGGCTTGTGTGCTGACATTCGGTTTAACCGCTACTTATATGCTCTTGCCAGTGGGATTCGGAAAAATCTTTATCGAAAGTATTTTGGTAAAAAATATCAACCAAGTGGGCGCGCCGCTCGGCTTACATACCAGCGTTGGCGAAGTTTCCCTTGCAATGATGCTACCGGTGATTGGAATGATTTTAGGTTTACTCACCGCCGTGTTCATCACTTATCGCAAACCAAGAGAATATGCCGTTTCAGACAACAACCTTAGCACGCAAGAAATTGAACAGCATATTGCGAACATCAAACCGTTCCACGTTATCGCCAGCATTGTTGCGATTGTGGTTACTTTCGGTTTACAACTTTTCACTGATTCCACCATTATCGGCGGTTTAGCAGGTTTAATCATTTTCGCTGTTTGTGGCATTTTCAAATTGAAAGAAAGTAACGATATTTTCCAACAAGGCTTACGCCTAATGGCAATGATCGGCTTTGTGATGATTGCTGCATCAGGCTTTGCTGCGGTGATTAACGCCACTGGCGGCGTAACCCAATTAGTGGACACATTCAGCCAAGGCTTAGGCGCAGACAACAAAGGATTAGCCGCATTATTAATGTTAATTGTGGGCTTGTTTATCACAATGGGGATCGGATCCTCTTTCTCTACGGTGCCAATCATCACCTCAATTTATGTGCCACTGTGTTTAACCCTTGGATTTAGCCCATTAGCCACGGTTTCCATCGTAGGCGTGGCCGCCGCACTCGGTGATGCAGGCTCCCCAGCTTCCGACTCCACACTCGGCCCAACATCAGGCTTGAATATGGACGGCAAACACGATCACATTTGGGATTCTGTCGTGCCGACCTTTATTCACTACAACATTCCATTAATTATTTTCGGCTGGTTGGCTGCAATGTATTTATAA
- the priC gene encoding primosomal replication protein PriC: MNKTQLIQALRQKITQCYQQYPMPDTEKIYAKFDRTLFSEDFQLFKFYRAELDNTLAQIARLQENEQAQCQFYSEKLLAQLQALLDAIKQQKSRKTTQRNPTKAPLTAKDKQQHAIHRLPPRERLEKYYEALQALNAKIEQQQDQYFQAQEELEKQRLQQLIAHTQQRRARCLEAIELLEQYLALQQKEKADQCDQP, from the coding sequence ATGAACAAAACTCAACTCATTCAAGCGTTACGCCAAAAAATTACGCAATGTTATCAGCAATATCCAATGCCTGATACTGAGAAAATTTATGCAAAATTTGACCGCACTTTATTTAGTGAAGATTTCCAGCTATTCAAATTTTATCGCGCCGAATTAGACAACACCCTTGCTCAAATCGCACGTTTGCAAGAAAACGAACAGGCTCAATGTCAATTTTATAGCGAAAAACTGCTTGCCCAATTACAAGCCTTGCTAGATGCCATAAAACAACAGAAATCAAGAAAAACAACGCAGCGTAATCCCACAAAAGCGCCGCTCACCGCTAAGGATAAGCAACAACACGCCATTCATCGCCTGCCACCAAGAGAACGCTTAGAAAAATATTACGAAGCCCTGCAAGCCTTAAATGCAAAAATTGAGCAGCAACAAGATCAGTATTTTCAAGCCCAAGAAGAATTGGAAAAACAACGGCTCCAACAGCTCATCGCACACACCCAACAACGCCGCGCACGTTGTTTGGAAGCCATTGAACTATTAGAACAATACTTAGCATTGCAACAAAAAGAAAAGGCTGATCAGTGTGATCAGCCTTAG
- a CDS encoding PPC domain-containing protein → MKKTNLFLTTLFASATVLLAGCSDPKPTTSAKAQAPATEQTAEQKAPSVVEKSTQSSGFVQHVKGKITGYDFDSYKFPGKKGEVLTLTLDTKGDAEAFLFGYDDYSYGESFTLPETTEYEVRVAQPRNSARKDKSAEYDLTIEVK, encoded by the coding sequence ATGAAAAAAACAAATTTATTTTTAACCACCTTATTTGCAAGTGCAACTGTATTATTAGCAGGTTGTTCAGATCCTAAACCTACTACATCAGCGAAGGCACAAGCGCCTGCAACTGAGCAAACTGCAGAGCAAAAAGCCCCATCCGTGGTGGAAAAATCAACGCAGTCTTCTGGCTTTGTTCAGCACGTAAAAGGCAAAATTACAGGGTATGATTTTGACTCTTATAAATTCCCAGGCAAAAAAGGGGAAGTATTAACATTAACGTTAGATACCAAGGGCGATGCTGAAGCGTTCTTATTCGGTTATGATGATTATAGTTATGGCGAGTCATTCACTTTGCCTGAAACCACAGAATACGAAGTGCGTGTTGCTCAACCGCGTAACTCAGCAAGAAAGGATAAAAGTGCTGAATATGATTTAACCATTGAGGTTAAATAA
- a CDS encoding branched-chain amino acid transporter permease has protein sequence MTLTEQIITIGIAILAVQLCRVLPFVIFPAHRPVPPYIRYLGKVLPGAMFGMLVVYCYKNIDFSTAYFGAPDFIAGAVVLGLHFWKKNMFLSMIAGTALYMFLVQAVFVH, from the coding sequence ATGACATTAACTGAACAGATTATCACTATTGGTATTGCCATCTTAGCGGTGCAACTTTGTCGTGTTTTGCCCTTTGTGATCTTTCCTGCACATCGCCCTGTTCCGCCTTATATTCGCTATTTAGGCAAAGTGTTACCGGGTGCAATGTTTGGAATGTTGGTGGTGTATTGCTACAAAAATATTGATTTTTCCACCGCCTATTTTGGCGCGCCCGATTTTATTGCGGGAGCGGTGGTTTTAGGCTTACATTTTTGGAAAAAGAATATGTTTTTGTCGATGATCGCAGGCACGGCATTGTATATGTTTTTAGTGCAAGCTGTTTTTGTGCATTAA
- a CDS encoding AzlC family ABC transporter permease, which produces MSSSNQPAQHNSPIWAAAKAAFPYSLPMVIGFLFLGVAYGLYMKALGFGAWYPFFMAALIYAGSVEFIVAGALVMAFAPLHIFLLTLMVSLRQLFYSLSMLEKYHSKLGKKRWYLISTLVDESFSLNYMAKIPPHLDKGWYMLFVSLYLHCYWVIGAVLGNLFGDVIPFDLKGIEFAMMALFLVIFAENWMKEKSHESSLLGLGIALLCLVVVGKNHFLIPTLIGILVALSLWRPKLTSKLEKVD; this is translated from the coding sequence ATGAGTAGTAGTAACCAACCAGCACAACATAACAGCCCAATTTGGGCGGCAGCCAAGGCGGCATTTCCTTATTCTCTGCCAATGGTGATCGGCTTTCTTTTTCTTGGCGTGGCTTACGGCCTTTATATGAAAGCCCTAGGCTTTGGCGCGTGGTATCCCTTTTTTATGGCGGCATTAATTTACGCAGGATCAGTCGAATTTATTGTTGCAGGGGCATTAGTGATGGCTTTCGCGCCTTTGCATATTTTCTTGCTGACCTTAATGGTGAGCTTACGCCAGCTCTTTTATAGTCTTTCTATGCTGGAAAAATATCATTCAAAATTGGGCAAAAAGCGCTGGTATTTGATCAGCACGCTGGTAGATGAAAGTTTTTCGCTCAATTATATGGCGAAAATTCCACCGCACTTAGACAAAGGTTGGTATATGCTTTTTGTCAGCCTATATTTGCATTGCTATTGGGTGATTGGCGCGGTGCTAGGCAATCTTTTTGGTGATGTGATTCCATTCGATTTGAAAGGCATTGAATTTGCGATGATGGCACTTTTTTTAGTGATTTTTGCAGAAAATTGGATGAAAGAAAAATCCCACGAAAGTTCCTTATTAGGTTTGGGGATCGCCTTGCTTTGCTTAGTGGTGGTGGGGAAAAATCACTTTTTAATTCCAACCCTGATTGGTATTTTAGTGGCGCTCAGCCTGTGGCGGCCAAAATTAACCAGCAAATTAGAAAAGGTGGATTAA
- a CDS encoding LysR family transcriptional regulator: protein MKPIFLELRHLKTLLALKETGSVSLAAKRVYLTQSALSHQIKLLEEQYGLPLFERKSQPLRFTSAGERLIKLANDILPKVVEAERDLARVKQGEAGELRIAVECHTCFDWLMPAMDSFRQNWPLVELDIVSGFHTDTVGLLLSHRADWAVVSEIEETAGIVHKPLFSYEMVGLCAKDHPLANKDIWQAEDFIDQTLITYPVPDDMLDLLKKVLNPKGINPTRRTSELTIAIIQLVASKRGIAALPFWAAKPYLDRGYIVAKKITNQGLYSNLYAAFREMDADVAFVDDFYQTVKAQSFSTLPGLSVLDE, encoded by the coding sequence ATGAAACCCATATTTCTTGAACTTCGCCATTTGAAAACCCTTTTAGCTTTGAAAGAGACGGGCAGTGTTTCTTTGGCGGCTAAACGTGTGTATCTCACCCAATCGGCTCTTTCTCATCAAATTAAATTGTTGGAAGAGCAATACGGCTTGCCGTTATTTGAGCGTAAAAGCCAACCCCTGCGTTTTACTTCGGCGGGGGAGCGGTTAATTAAGTTGGCGAATGATATTTTGCCGAAAGTGGTGGAGGCGGAGCGAGATTTGGCGCGAGTTAAGCAAGGTGAGGCGGGTGAGTTGCGCATTGCGGTGGAGTGCCATACTTGTTTTGATTGGCTGATGCCGGCAATGGATAGCTTTCGTCAGAATTGGCCGTTGGTAGAATTGGATATTGTATCGGGTTTTCATACGGATACGGTGGGCTTGCTGCTCAGCCATCGTGCCGATTGGGCGGTGGTTTCGGAAATTGAAGAAACCGCAGGCATTGTGCATAAGCCGTTGTTTTCTTATGAAATGGTGGGCTTGTGTGCCAAAGATCATCCTTTAGCGAATAAAGATATTTGGCAAGCGGAAGATTTTATCGATCAAACCTTAATTACCTATCCTGTGCCTGATGATATGCTGGATTTGCTGAAAAAAGTGTTAAATCCGAAAGGCATTAATCCAACACGCCGCACCAGTGAATTAACCATTGCGATTATTCAGTTAGTGGCGAGCAAACGTGGGATTGCGGCGTTGCCATTTTGGGCGGCCAAACCTTATTTAGATCGTGGTTATATTGTGGCGAAAAAAATTACCAATCAAGGGCTATACAGCAATCTTTATGCGGCATTTCGTGAAATGGACGCTGACGTGGCGTTTGTTGATGATTTTTATCAAACCGTAAAAGCACAAAGTTTTTCTACCTTACCGGGATTATCTGTTTTAGATGAGTAG